A portion of the Streptomyces sp. YPW6 genome contains these proteins:
- a CDS encoding type I polyketide synthase, protein MVSQTPEASRRETANEPIAVIGMGCRFAGGIDSPDRFWDFLMDGKDAIGEIPPERWESYASSSAENAALLRRTTRFGGFLSDIEGFDAEFFGITPREAELMDPQQRIVLEVAWEALEHAGVAPRGLAGSDTGVFIGVGSDDYGRRLLEDLPRIEAWTGIGGAYCAVANRISYTLDLRGSSVAVDTACSSSLVAIHQACQSLRLGEVPLALAGGVMIMAGPGLSVVLDTAGATSPDGRSKSFDASADGYGRGEGAGVIVLKRLSDAQRDGDRVLAVIRGSGIHQDGRTPGIMAPSQEAQEHLLRRTYEQARIAPGSVDYVEAHGTGTRMGDPIEAGAMAAVFGAEHPKDQPCLIGSVKPGIGHLEAGAGVAGVIKAVLALRHAQIPPTANFARPNPHIPWAESGLSVVAEPTAWPRTDHPRRAGVSGYGYGGTISHVILEQAPDGTEPDAADAPGDARTEANVFPLSAASEDGVRAYAGKLADALESSPAPGTEALGHTLSRRRSHLAQRAAVVAGDRRELIARLRSLASDESAVGIASGRAAHEEAAGAGLVWVFSGHGAQWAGMGRELLDSDPEFTAAIDTITPVFMEEIGFSPRQVIRDGELGDVSRIQPMIFAMQVGLAAVWRAQGVAPDAVIGHSVGEIAAAVTAGVLGLTDGARLICRRSLLLRRVAGLGGMAMVNLPFEEAGRRLTGRNNVVAAISASPSSTVIAGDAAAVESVSARWKDEGLVVRRVDSDVAFHSSHMDPLLTELAAAAADLDTRPPTIPVYTTALDDPRSDRPRDGSYWAANLRNPVRFAESVTAAVEDGYRRFVEVSAHPVVAHSIDETLDSLRVTGALVAHTLRRDKPERETLLTNLGALHCHGGDVDWASVWPRAVLAELPPPAWQHRPYWAESGPRLTGGGGHDVDSHTLLGSRTVVTGTTPLQVWQTYLDGTCRPYPGDHPVQGVEIIPATVLLNTFFTAATGSGRRPALSDVTLRQPVSVTSARQVQITLQDGTVRLASRLVDQGGTDEDSQVWLTHTTASVAHGVTVADDRTLPLDDVRGRCHETLPPDFPVERLASIGVAAMGFPWAVEELLRGPGELLARVRAAEDDDTPPTSWASVLDAALSIASVAFDGPPTLRMPAHIREVALCGDCPARVLISVRVAEGAAAADTVHVDIADEAGHVVATLHGLRYGVLDGDPGATASPRRLVHELVWRPLEITPAAPASRPELVVLVGDDTALTDRLADLLATAGTPCVRLTTPQELDSVRDRLGAATVLVAPAATTSEENVGDAAFRASWLLAETAQWIAGAPLAARPKLWCLTRGVHESASAGGLGHGSLWGLGRVVGGEHPDFWGGLVDLPANGQAPAADTLLTVLGSVSGEDVVVVRDGDWTVGRLARMEKEATRAGTEFRPDGTYLVTGGLGALGLEIAHWMAGRGARRLVLAGRSGLPPRETWDAVEDPAVQRQIAAVRSLEALGVTVRTLALDVADRDQAAKLLAPSELQLPPIRGVVHAAGVLDNRTLADLTEDSLRTVLRPKVDGALTLHEIFPPGSVDFFTLFSSCGLLLGLPGQASYAAGNAFLDALAAHRRAAGDGAAVSFGWTSWRGLGMSTSSEVIDAELEARGTADITVAEAFRCWELADRHDNGYFAVLRTLPPEPGAVRPRLLGELTYEDAEAPEASEGAEWESLSPDELRGCLVDAVRDRVADVMKMNAADLNVRAALTELGLDSVMTVVVRRRLEKQFRLALPATLLWERPSVEAVADFLFGALTASTEEAATDQDGSVAVPEQPARSGLLVG, encoded by the coding sequence GTGGTCAGTCAGACTCCGGAAGCGAGCCGGCGAGAGACGGCGAACGAACCGATCGCGGTGATCGGGATGGGTTGCCGCTTCGCCGGCGGCATCGACTCACCCGACCGGTTCTGGGACTTCCTGATGGACGGCAAGGACGCCATCGGTGAGATCCCGCCCGAGCGCTGGGAGTCGTACGCCTCCTCCAGCGCCGAGAACGCGGCGCTGCTGCGCCGCACGACGCGGTTCGGCGGATTCCTGTCGGACATCGAGGGCTTCGACGCGGAGTTCTTCGGAATCACCCCGCGCGAAGCGGAGCTGATGGACCCGCAGCAGCGGATCGTCCTCGAAGTCGCCTGGGAGGCGCTGGAACACGCCGGCGTCGCGCCGCGCGGTCTCGCGGGCAGCGACACCGGGGTCTTCATCGGCGTCGGCTCCGACGACTACGGGCGCCGGCTGCTCGAGGACCTGCCGCGCATCGAAGCGTGGACCGGCATCGGCGGCGCCTACTGCGCGGTCGCGAACCGGATCTCCTACACGCTCGACCTGCGCGGCTCCAGCGTCGCCGTGGACACCGCGTGCTCCTCCTCGCTGGTCGCCATCCACCAGGCGTGTCAGAGCCTGCGCCTCGGCGAAGTGCCGCTGGCCCTGGCCGGCGGCGTCATGATCATGGCTGGACCGGGCCTGTCGGTGGTCCTGGACACCGCGGGCGCCACCTCGCCGGACGGCCGCTCGAAGTCGTTCGACGCCTCCGCCGACGGGTACGGGCGCGGCGAGGGTGCGGGCGTCATCGTCCTCAAGCGGCTGAGCGACGCCCAGCGCGACGGGGACCGCGTCCTCGCCGTGATCCGGGGCAGCGGCATCCACCAGGACGGCAGGACCCCCGGCATCATGGCGCCCAGCCAGGAGGCACAGGAGCACCTGCTGCGACGCACGTACGAGCAGGCGCGAATCGCCCCGGGCTCCGTCGACTACGTGGAAGCGCACGGCACCGGCACCCGCATGGGCGATCCCATCGAGGCGGGAGCCATGGCCGCCGTGTTCGGCGCGGAGCATCCGAAGGACCAGCCGTGCCTCATCGGCTCGGTGAAGCCCGGCATCGGCCACCTGGAGGCCGGCGCCGGTGTGGCGGGCGTCATCAAGGCGGTGCTCGCCCTGCGGCACGCCCAGATCCCGCCGACCGCCAACTTCGCCCGGCCCAACCCCCACATCCCCTGGGCCGAGTCCGGTCTGAGCGTGGTCGCCGAACCGACCGCCTGGCCCCGGACCGACCACCCCCGCCGGGCAGGTGTGTCCGGCTACGGATACGGCGGCACCATCAGCCACGTCATCCTCGAACAGGCCCCGGACGGTACGGAGCCGGACGCGGCGGACGCCCCCGGCGACGCGCGGACCGAGGCGAACGTCTTCCCGCTCTCCGCGGCCTCCGAGGACGGGGTCCGCGCGTACGCCGGGAAACTGGCGGACGCCCTGGAGAGCTCCCCCGCCCCCGGAACCGAAGCGCTCGGCCACACCCTCTCCCGGCGACGCTCCCACCTCGCGCAGCGCGCGGCGGTCGTCGCGGGCGACCGGAGGGAACTGATCGCGCGACTGCGGTCCCTCGCCTCGGACGAGTCCGCCGTGGGCATCGCCTCCGGGCGGGCCGCGCACGAGGAAGCCGCCGGGGCCGGGCTCGTCTGGGTGTTCTCCGGACACGGTGCCCAGTGGGCCGGAATGGGGCGTGAACTCCTCGACTCCGACCCGGAGTTCACAGCCGCCATCGACACCATCACCCCCGTCTTCATGGAGGAGATCGGCTTCTCCCCACGTCAGGTCATCCGTGACGGCGAGTTGGGCGACGTGTCCCGGATCCAGCCGATGATCTTCGCGATGCAGGTGGGCCTCGCCGCCGTGTGGCGCGCTCAGGGGGTCGCGCCCGACGCGGTGATCGGCCACTCGGTGGGCGAGATCGCGGCCGCGGTGACCGCAGGCGTGCTCGGCCTCACGGACGGCGCCCGGCTGATCTGCCGGCGCTCCCTCCTGCTGCGCCGGGTCGCCGGTCTGGGCGGCATGGCGATGGTGAACCTCCCGTTCGAGGAGGCCGGCCGCCGGCTGACCGGGCGGAACAACGTCGTCGCGGCCATCTCGGCCTCGCCGTCCTCCACGGTGATCGCCGGTGATGCCGCCGCCGTCGAGTCGGTGAGCGCCCGGTGGAAGGACGAGGGGCTCGTCGTCCGCCGCGTGGATTCCGACGTGGCCTTCCACAGCAGCCACATGGACCCGCTGCTCACCGAACTGGCCGCAGCGGCCGCGGACCTGGATACCCGGCCGCCCACGATCCCCGTGTACACGACCGCCCTCGACGACCCCCGGTCCGATCGCCCACGGGACGGCTCCTACTGGGCGGCCAACCTGCGCAACCCGGTCCGCTTCGCCGAGTCCGTCACCGCCGCCGTCGAGGACGGCTACCGGCGCTTCGTCGAGGTGTCCGCACACCCGGTCGTCGCCCACTCGATCGACGAGACCCTCGACAGCCTCCGCGTCACCGGCGCCCTGGTCGCCCACACCCTGCGCCGCGACAAGCCCGAGCGCGAGACACTGCTGACCAACCTGGGTGCCCTGCACTGCCACGGTGGTGATGTCGACTGGGCCTCGGTGTGGCCGAGGGCCGTCCTCGCCGAGCTTCCGCCGCCCGCCTGGCAGCACCGCCCGTACTGGGCCGAGTCCGGCCCGAGGCTGACGGGCGGTGGCGGCCACGACGTGGACAGCCACACCCTGCTCGGCTCGCGGACGGTGGTGACCGGCACGACCCCCCTCCAGGTGTGGCAGACCTATCTCGACGGGACCTGCCGCCCCTACCCGGGCGACCACCCCGTCCAGGGCGTCGAGATCATCCCGGCCACCGTCCTGTTGAACACGTTCTTCACCGCGGCGACCGGCTCGGGACGGCGCCCCGCGCTCAGTGACGTGACACTGCGCCAGCCCGTCTCCGTCACCTCCGCACGACAGGTGCAGATCACCCTGCAGGACGGCACGGTGCGCCTGGCGTCACGCCTCGTCGACCAGGGCGGCACAGACGAGGACAGCCAGGTGTGGCTGACTCACACGACGGCCTCGGTCGCCCACGGGGTGACCGTCGCGGACGACCGGACGCTCCCGCTCGACGACGTGCGCGGGCGATGCCACGAGACACTCCCGCCGGACTTCCCCGTCGAACGGCTGGCCTCGATCGGCGTGGCCGCGATGGGCTTCCCCTGGGCCGTCGAGGAGCTGCTGCGCGGCCCCGGCGAGCTGCTGGCGCGTGTCCGGGCGGCCGAGGACGACGACACTCCCCCGACGTCCTGGGCGTCCGTCCTCGACGCCGCGCTCTCGATCGCCTCGGTCGCCTTCGACGGGCCCCCGACCCTGCGCATGCCCGCCCACATCAGAGAGGTCGCGCTGTGCGGGGACTGCCCCGCCCGAGTCCTGATCAGCGTGCGCGTCGCCGAGGGAGCCGCCGCCGCGGACACCGTGCACGTCGACATCGCGGACGAGGCGGGCCACGTCGTCGCCACCCTGCACGGGCTGCGGTACGGAGTGCTGGACGGGGACCCCGGAGCGACGGCCAGTCCGCGGCGCCTGGTCCACGAGTTGGTGTGGCGGCCTCTGGAAATCACGCCGGCCGCCCCCGCCTCACGCCCGGAGCTGGTCGTGCTGGTCGGCGACGACACGGCACTGACGGACCGCCTCGCCGACCTGCTCGCCACCGCCGGGACGCCGTGCGTGAGACTGACGACGCCCCAGGAGCTGGACTCGGTCCGCGATCGGCTCGGCGCCGCCACCGTGCTGGTCGCGCCCGCCGCCACCACCTCCGAGGAGAACGTGGGCGACGCCGCCTTCCGGGCGAGCTGGCTGCTGGCCGAAACCGCCCAGTGGATCGCGGGCGCGCCGCTCGCGGCCCGCCCGAAGCTGTGGTGCCTCACGCGGGGCGTACACGAGAGCGCGAGCGCCGGTGGCCTGGGCCACGGCAGCCTCTGGGGACTCGGCCGCGTGGTGGGCGGCGAGCACCCGGACTTCTGGGGAGGTCTCGTCGACCTCCCGGCGAACGGACAGGCTCCGGCGGCCGACACTCTGCTGACCGTGCTCGGCTCGGTCTCCGGCGAGGACGTCGTCGTCGTACGTGACGGGGACTGGACCGTCGGCCGACTGGCGCGGATGGAGAAGGAGGCGACCCGGGCGGGGACGGAGTTCCGGCCGGACGGCACCTACCTCGTCACCGGCGGCCTGGGCGCGCTCGGCCTGGAGATCGCCCACTGGATGGCCGGCCGCGGCGCCCGTCGTCTGGTGCTGGCCGGACGCTCGGGGCTCCCTCCCCGAGAGACCTGGGATGCGGTCGAGGACCCGGCCGTCCAGCGGCAGATCGCGGCCGTACGGTCCCTCGAAGCGCTCGGCGTCACGGTGCGGACCCTCGCGCTCGACGTGGCCGACCGGGACCAGGCGGCCAAGCTGCTGGCCCCCTCCGAACTGCAGCTCCCTCCGATCCGGGGCGTGGTGCACGCGGCGGGCGTCCTCGACAACCGCACACTCGCGGACCTGACCGAGGACTCGCTGCGCACCGTGCTGCGGCCGAAGGTGGATGGGGCCCTGACCCTGCACGAGATCTTCCCGCCAGGCAGCGTCGACTTCTTCACGCTGTTCTCGTCCTGCGGCCTGCTGCTGGGACTGCCCGGCCAGGCCAGCTACGCGGCGGGCAACGCCTTCCTCGACGCCCTGGCCGCGCATCGGCGGGCGGCCGGCGACGGCGCCGCGGTCAGCTTCGGCTGGACCTCCTGGCGGGGGCTGGGCATGTCCACCTCATCCGAGGTCATCGACGCCGAGCTGGAGGCGCGTGGCACGGCCGACATCACCGTGGCCGAGGCCTTCCGCTGCTGGGAGCTGGCCGACCGGCATGACAACGGCTACTTCGCCGTGCTGCGGACCCTGCCGCCCGAGCCGGGTGCCGTGCGTCCCCGGCTGCTGGGTGAGCTGACCTACGAGGACGCCGAGGCGCCGGAGGCGTCGGAGGGCGCGGAGTGGGAGTCGCTGTCCCCGGACGAACTGCGCGGCTGCCTCGTCGACGCCGTGCGGGACAGGGTCGCCGACGTCATGAAGATGAACGCCGCGGACCTCAACGTCCGGGCCGCGCTGACCGAGCTGGGCCTCGACTCGGTGATGACCGTGGTCGTCCGGCGCCGTCTGGAGAAGCAGTTCCGGCTCGCGCTCCCGGCCACGCTGCTGTGGGAGCGCCCCTCGGTGGAGGCCGTGGCCGACTTCCTCTTCGGCGCGCTCACGGCGAGTACCGAAGAGGCCGCGACGGACCAGGACGGCTCCGTCGCCGTGCCCGAGCAGCCCGCCCGTTCCGGGCTGCTCGTCGGCTGA
- a CDS encoding (2,3-dihydroxybenzoyl)adenylate synthase has protein sequence MARAGVVPWPDDLAKEYVAKGYWRRRPLGALMWEWADAFGTRVALVDGDRRITYRELAETSDRLAEGLSRTGLERGDTILVQLPNCWEFFALVLACARLGVAPVLALPPHREHELTYMARLAEVSAVVTSGLWRGFDHQSLAEDVARDRGDGCRVLIVGDTVRPGHVDVRALMAPAGDPDERRRRLDSVAPTADEVLLFLLSGGTTGLPKIIARTHNDYEYNARRSGEVCGYGADTVYLAVLPVAHNFALASPGVLAALMSGGRAVLLPSPQPEAAFAAVERERATVTSLVPAVARRWLETFEPARHDLSSLKVLQVGGSVLSPTEARSLMAGLGGRLQQVFGMAEGLLNYTRLDDPDDLVVTTQGRPICPDDEVLVVDEDDVPVPHGRPGRLLTRGPYTPRGYFAAPEHNARAFTADGWYRTGDVVRQDAAGNLVVEGRTKDLINRGGEKVSADEVEDLVRRLPQVADVAVIPSPHRELGETVCACVALRAGETLDLPEIRQSFLDRGVAAFKAPELLVLLPALPRTAVGKTDKKALRKLVDAAHIPVQPAGDRTPPAPVAALRHP, from the coding sequence GTGGCACGTGCAGGTGTCGTCCCGTGGCCGGACGACCTGGCCAAGGAGTACGTCGCGAAGGGCTACTGGCGGCGGCGTCCTCTCGGCGCGCTGATGTGGGAGTGGGCGGACGCGTTCGGAACGCGCGTGGCCCTGGTCGACGGAGATCGGAGGATCACCTACCGGGAACTCGCGGAAACCTCGGACCGCCTGGCCGAAGGACTGTCCCGTACCGGCCTGGAGCGCGGCGACACCATCCTGGTCCAGCTGCCCAACTGCTGGGAGTTCTTCGCGCTGGTCCTCGCCTGCGCACGTCTGGGCGTGGCGCCGGTCCTCGCCCTGCCGCCGCACCGCGAGCACGAGCTGACGTACATGGCCCGGCTCGCCGAGGTCTCGGCCGTGGTGACCTCCGGGCTGTGGCGGGGCTTCGATCACCAGTCCCTCGCCGAAGACGTCGCACGCGACCGGGGCGACGGGTGCCGGGTATTGATCGTCGGGGACACGGTCCGTCCGGGCCACGTCGACGTGCGCGCCCTCATGGCCCCGGCCGGCGACCCGGACGAGCGCCGACGGCGGCTGGACTCCGTGGCTCCCACCGCGGACGAGGTGCTGCTGTTCCTGCTGTCCGGTGGCACCACGGGGCTCCCGAAGATCATCGCCAGGACGCACAACGACTACGAGTACAACGCCCGCCGCAGCGGCGAGGTGTGCGGCTACGGCGCCGACACGGTCTACCTGGCCGTCCTGCCCGTCGCGCACAACTTCGCCCTCGCGAGCCCCGGTGTCCTCGCGGCCCTGATGTCCGGGGGCCGTGCCGTCCTGCTGCCGTCCCCGCAGCCCGAAGCGGCGTTCGCCGCCGTCGAGCGCGAGCGGGCGACGGTCACCTCGCTCGTCCCGGCGGTGGCACGCCGCTGGCTGGAGACCTTCGAGCCGGCCCGGCACGACCTGTCCAGTCTGAAGGTGCTCCAGGTCGGCGGCTCCGTGCTCTCCCCCACAGAAGCCCGGAGCCTCATGGCCGGCCTGGGCGGCCGTCTCCAGCAGGTCTTCGGCATGGCCGAGGGGCTGCTCAACTACACACGTCTGGACGACCCCGACGACCTGGTGGTCACCACTCAGGGGCGCCCCATCTGCCCCGACGACGAAGTCCTCGTCGTGGACGAGGACGACGTCCCGGTGCCGCACGGCCGGCCCGGTCGGCTCCTCACCCGCGGCCCCTACACGCCCCGGGGCTATTTCGCCGCACCCGAGCACAACGCGCGCGCCTTCACCGCCGACGGCTGGTACCGCACCGGGGACGTCGTCCGCCAGGACGCGGCCGGCAACCTCGTCGTGGAGGGCCGGACCAAGGACCTCATCAACCGGGGCGGGGAGAAGGTCTCGGCCGACGAGGTCGAGGACCTCGTACGCCGCCTGCCGCAGGTCGCCGACGTCGCGGTCATACCCTCGCCGCACCGGGAGCTGGGCGAGACGGTGTGCGCCTGCGTCGCCCTCCGGGCGGGCGAGACGCTCGATCTGCCCGAGATCCGGCAGTCCTTCCTCGACCGCGGCGTCGCGGCCTTCAAGGCACCGGAACTGCTCGTGCTGCTTCCCGCCCTGCCCCGGACAGCGGTCGGAAAGACCGACAAGAAGGCGCTCCGGAAGCTCGTCGACGCAGCGCACATTCCCGTCCAGCCGGCCGGGGACAGAACCCCGCCGGCACCGGTTGCGGCGCTGCGCCACCCCTAA
- a CDS encoding VOC family protein, producing MESAAGPASHEQLSLQGVDHLAHVTWDPDATVLFYRDALGLPLVHAVTGTGWLSESFPDFVHFFFGLGKGNHLAFFYFFGLPRDQAPDDLMHRSRHLALRVETEEELLAWRRKLKAAGIRVTPPLAHEMIESIYFDDPNGIQLEITRPLREFGDVDARDAALTVAALTDVVRKGDPSLKATWQRKGELIADRFERGNI from the coding sequence ATGGAATCCGCGGCCGGTCCCGCTTCCCACGAACAGCTCTCCCTTCAGGGAGTCGACCACTTGGCCCACGTCACCTGGGACCCCGACGCGACGGTGCTCTTCTACCGCGACGCCCTCGGTCTGCCGCTCGTCCACGCGGTGACCGGGACCGGCTGGCTGTCGGAGAGCTTCCCGGACTTCGTCCACTTCTTCTTCGGGCTGGGCAAGGGGAACCACCTGGCCTTCTTCTACTTCTTCGGCCTCCCCCGGGACCAGGCCCCCGACGACCTCATGCACAGGTCGCGGCACCTGGCCCTGCGCGTCGAGACCGAGGAAGAGCTTCTGGCGTGGCGGCGCAAGCTGAAGGCCGCGGGGATCCGGGTCACCCCTCCGCTCGCCCACGAGATGATCGAGTCCATCTACTTCGACGACCCGAACGGCATCCAGCTGGAGATCACCCGTCCGCTGCGGGAGTTCGGCGACGTAGACGCCCGTGACGCCGCGCTGACCGTGGCCGCGCTGACGGACGTGGTCCGCAAGGGCGACCCGTCCCTGAAGGCCACCTGGCAACGCAAGGGCGAGCTCATCGCCGACCGTTTCGAAAGGGGCAACATCTGA
- a CDS encoding acyl-CoA carboxylase subunit beta, whose protein sequence is MDTKVAGIRTACDARGRVAELLALREQARRGPSEKATEAQHAKGKLTARERIGLLLDEGSFKEVEQLRRHRATGFGLEAKKPYTDGVITGWGTVEGRTVFVYAHDFRIFGGALGEAHATKIHKIMDMAISAGAPLVSLNDGAGARIQEGVSALAGYGGIFQRNTRASGVIPQISVMLGPCAGGAAYSPALTDFVFMVRDTSQMFITGPDVVKAVTGEEITQNGLGGADVHAETSGVAHFAYDDEETCIAEVRYLLSMLPQNNRSCPPPVASDDRADRRSEVLLDLVPTDGNRPYDMHQVIEELVDDGDYLEIHERWARNIICALARLDGQVVGIVANQPQSLAGVLDIEASEKAARFVQMCDAFNIPIITLLDVPGFLPGVDQEHGGIIRHGAKLLYAYCNATVPRISLILRKAYGGAYIVMDSQSIGADLTYAWPTNEIAVMGAEGAANVIFRRQIAEAEDPEAMRTRMVKEYKAELMHPYYAAERGLVDDVIDPADTRQVLIRSLAMLRTKHADLPSRKHGNPPQ, encoded by the coding sequence ATGGACACCAAAGTGGCCGGCATCCGGACGGCCTGCGACGCCCGTGGCCGGGTGGCCGAACTGCTGGCCCTGCGCGAGCAGGCGCGGCGCGGACCGAGCGAGAAGGCGACCGAGGCGCAGCATGCCAAGGGGAAGCTGACCGCGCGGGAGCGGATCGGGCTGCTGCTGGACGAGGGTTCGTTCAAGGAGGTCGAGCAGTTGCGCCGGCACCGGGCGACCGGGTTCGGTCTGGAGGCGAAGAAGCCCTACACCGATGGTGTGATCACGGGCTGGGGCACGGTCGAGGGCCGGACGGTCTTCGTGTACGCGCACGACTTCCGGATCTTCGGCGGGGCGCTGGGCGAGGCGCACGCGACGAAGATCCACAAGATCATGGACATGGCCATCTCGGCGGGCGCTCCGCTGGTGTCGCTGAACGACGGCGCCGGCGCCCGTATCCAGGAGGGCGTCTCCGCTCTGGCCGGGTACGGCGGCATCTTCCAGCGCAACACGCGTGCTTCGGGTGTGATCCCGCAGATCAGCGTGATGCTCGGCCCGTGCGCCGGCGGCGCCGCCTACAGTCCGGCGCTGACGGACTTCGTGTTCATGGTCCGGGATACCTCGCAGATGTTCATCACCGGCCCGGACGTCGTCAAGGCCGTCACCGGTGAGGAGATCACCCAGAACGGCCTGGGCGGCGCGGACGTGCACGCGGAAACCTCGGGCGTGGCGCACTTCGCGTACGACGACGAGGAGACCTGCATCGCCGAGGTCCGCTACCTCCTGTCGATGCTCCCGCAGAACAATCGCTCCTGCCCGCCGCCCGTCGCCTCCGACGACCGGGCCGACCGCCGGTCGGAGGTTCTGCTGGATCTGGTGCCGACGGACGGCAACCGCCCGTACGACATGCACCAGGTCATCGAGGAACTCGTCGACGACGGCGACTACCTGGAGATCCACGAACGCTGGGCCCGCAACATCATCTGCGCCCTGGCCCGTCTCGACGGACAGGTCGTCGGCATCGTCGCCAACCAGCCGCAGTCCCTCGCGGGTGTCCTCGATATCGAGGCGTCGGAGAAGGCCGCCCGCTTCGTCCAGATGTGCGACGCCTTCAACATCCCGATCATCACCCTGCTGGACGTCCCCGGCTTCCTGCCCGGCGTCGACCAGGAGCACGGTGGGATCATCCGCCACGGCGCCAAGCTCCTGTACGCCTACTGCAACGCCACCGTGCCGCGGATCAGCCTGATCCTGCGCAAGGCCTACGGAGGCGCGTACATCGTCATGGACTCCCAGTCCATCGGCGCCGACCTCACCTACGCCTGGCCCACCAACGAGATCGCCGTGATGGGCGCCGAGGGCGCCGCCAACGTCATCTTCCGCAGGCAGATCGCGGAGGCCGAGGACCCCGAGGCCATGCGGACCCGCATGGTCAAGGAGTACAAGGCCGAACTCATGCACCCCTACTACGCGGCCGAGCGCGGCCTCGTCGACGACGTCATCGACCCCGCCGACACCCGCCAGGTGCTCATCCGGTCCCTCGCCATGCTCCGCACCAAGCACGCCGACCTGCCGTCCCGCAAGCACGGCAACCCGCCGCAGTGA
- a CDS encoding acyl-CoA carboxylase subunit epsilon encodes MSTPARLLRVEKGHADPEELAAITAVLLARAAMRPTAAAAPVPATVRAGWGHRERRHEFPAPHSWQH; translated from the coding sequence GTGAGCACTCCCGCCCGCCTCCTGCGCGTCGAGAAGGGCCACGCCGACCCCGAGGAACTCGCCGCCATCACCGCGGTGCTCCTCGCCCGCGCCGCGATGCGCCCCACAGCCGCCGCGGCGCCGGTTCCCGCGACCGTCAGGGCCGGATGGGGGCACCGGGAACGGCGGCACGAGTTCCCGGCCCCGCACAGCTGGCAGCACTGA
- the arsM gene encoding arsenite methyltransferase, producing MSDHSNDLRETVRERYAAAAVQVTEGGAACCGPQPVEVDDNFGSTLYAADERDTLPAEAVAASLGCGNPTAVADLHAGERVLDLGSGGGIDVLLSARRVGPTGKAYGLDMTEEMLALALANREKAGATNVEFLKGAIEAIPLPANTIDVVISNCVINLSTDKPAVFAEMFRVLAPGGRIGISDVVADDRLTPGQRAERGDYVGCIAGALSFTEYREGLAAAGFTDVELIPTHAVADGMHSATVRAAKPATTPEAAARPPAPAANSGSCCGGSGC from the coding sequence ATGAGCGATCACTCCAACGACCTGCGCGAAACCGTCCGCGAGCGCTACGCCGCCGCTGCCGTCCAGGTCACCGAAGGCGGCGCCGCCTGTTGCGGCCCGCAGCCCGTCGAGGTCGACGACAACTTCGGTTCGACCCTCTACGCCGCCGACGAACGCGACACCCTCCCCGCCGAGGCCGTCGCCGCCTCCCTCGGCTGCGGCAACCCCACCGCCGTCGCCGACCTCCACGCGGGCGAGCGGGTCCTCGACCTCGGCTCCGGGGGCGGCATCGACGTCCTCCTCTCCGCCCGCCGCGTCGGTCCGACCGGCAAGGCGTACGGCCTGGACATGACCGAGGAGATGCTCGCCCTGGCCCTGGCCAACCGGGAGAAGGCGGGCGCCACGAACGTGGAGTTCCTCAAGGGCGCCATCGAGGCGATCCCCCTCCCGGCGAACACCATCGACGTCGTCATCTCCAACTGCGTCATCAACCTGTCCACCGACAAGCCCGCGGTCTTCGCCGAGATGTTCCGCGTACTGGCCCCCGGCGGCCGCATCGGCATCTCCGACGTCGTGGCCGACGACCGGCTGACGCCCGGCCAGCGGGCCGAGCGGGGCGACTACGTGGGCTGCATCGCCGGCGCGCTCTCCTTCACGGAGTACCGGGAGGGGCTGGCGGCCGCGGGCTTCACGGACGTCGAACTGATCCCCACCCACGCGGTGGCCGACGGCATGCACTCGGCCACGGTCCGAGCCGCGAAGCCGGCCACCACCCCGGAGGCCGCCGCCCGGCCGCCCGCCCCGGCGGCGAACTCCGGCTCCTGCTGCGGCGGAAGCGGCTGCTAG
- a CDS encoding helix-turn-helix transcriptional regulator — MSKQELVVLGQDESGCCPTLLTAPLDEEQAVELAKVFKALGDPVRLRLLSMIASRQGGEICVCDLTPAFDLSQPTISHHLKLLRQAGLIDCERRGTWVYYWLLPGTIDKLAGVLTRSEQAGRAGQAAGTEVSS, encoded by the coding sequence ATGTCAAAACAAGAGCTGGTCGTGCTCGGCCAGGACGAGAGCGGCTGCTGCCCCACCCTGCTGACCGCACCGCTCGACGAGGAGCAGGCCGTCGAGCTGGCCAAGGTGTTCAAGGCGCTCGGCGACCCCGTGCGGCTCCGCCTGCTGTCGATGATCGCCTCGCGCCAGGGCGGCGAGATCTGCGTCTGCGATCTGACCCCCGCGTTCGACCTCTCCCAGCCGACGATCTCCCACCACCTCAAGCTGCTGCGGCAGGCCGGACTCATCGACTGCGAGCGGCGCGGCACCTGGGTGTACTACTGGCTGCTGCCGGGGACGATCGACAAGCTCGCCGGGGTTCTCACCCGCTCGGAACAGGCCGGACGCGCCGGGCAGGCCGCGGGTACGGAGGTCTCCTCGTGA